The proteins below come from a single Halobacillus salinarum genomic window:
- a CDS encoding 3-hydroxybutyryl-CoA dehydrogenase: MTINNVMVIGAGQMGAGIAQVFARAGVDVKLNDLKQEALDKGLAGIEKRLARAVEKGRMTSEEQDTAFHHLSGTTNIEDAADCDLVIEAVVENMEVKTKVFQQLDGITPEHTILASNTSSLPITEIAAATKRPSQVIGMHFMNPVPVMKLVEIIRAIQTSAETFEAIKDMTNRLEKTPVEVNDFPGFVSNRILMPMINEAIYTVYEGVASPEDVDTVMKLGMNHPMGPLALADFIGLDTCLYIMEVLYDGFGDSKYRPCPLLRKYVKAGWLGKKSGRGFYTYE; the protein is encoded by the coding sequence ATGACGATCAATAACGTAATGGTCATCGGCGCCGGGCAGATGGGAGCAGGGATTGCCCAAGTATTTGCCCGGGCAGGTGTCGATGTAAAGCTCAACGACCTGAAGCAGGAAGCCCTCGATAAAGGGTTGGCAGGCATTGAAAAGCGATTGGCACGGGCAGTGGAAAAAGGCAGGATGACATCCGAAGAACAGGACACGGCCTTCCACCATTTATCCGGGACTACCAACATAGAAGACGCGGCGGACTGTGATCTCGTCATCGAAGCCGTTGTTGAAAACATGGAAGTGAAGACGAAAGTGTTTCAGCAGCTCGACGGAATTACGCCGGAGCATACGATTTTAGCCTCCAATACCTCGTCCTTGCCGATTACCGAAATCGCAGCTGCAACAAAGCGGCCGTCCCAGGTCATCGGGATGCATTTTATGAACCCGGTGCCGGTGATGAAGCTCGTGGAAATCATCCGTGCCATTCAGACGAGCGCCGAAACGTTTGAAGCCATTAAAGATATGACGAATAGGCTTGAAAAAACCCCGGTGGAAGTGAATGATTTTCCAGGCTTTGTCTCCAACCGGATTTTGATGCCGATGATTAACGAAGCCATCTACACGGTTTATGAAGGTGTCGCTTCCCCTGAGGATGTCGATACGGTGATGAAGCTCGGCATGAATCACCCGATGGGCCCACTCGCGCTCGCTGATTTTATCGGTCTCGATACGTGCTTATACATTATGGAAGTTCTGTATGATGGCTTTGGCGACAGCAAATACCGTCCTTGTCCGTTACTGAGAAAGTATGTGAAAGCGGGCTGGCTTGGCAAAAAGTCAGGACGTGGTTTTTACACCTACGAATAA
- a CDS encoding acetyl-CoA C-acetyltransferase, which produces MRKTVIVSGARTPFGKFGGGLAPLTAAKLGGIVIKAALERAGYKAEELDEVIMGSVLQGGQGQLPSRQASREAGIPWDIKTETVNKVCASGMRSVTMADQFIRLGDEDVVVAGGMESMSNAPYFMPKARWGLRMGDAAVKDMMVHDGLTCSFENVHMGTYGNRTAEQFELTREAQDEWAYRSHQRAVKAMEDGKLNDEIVAVEVPQRKGDPLVIDTDEAPRKDTSIERLSKLRPAFDKDGTITAGNAPGVNDGACAMLLMSDEKAKQIGAETLATIVAHDEVAVEAQDFPQTPGLVINKLLKKADRSIDEIDLFEINEAFAAVSLASGKIAGIDPEKVNVNGGAVALGHPIGASGARILLTLAYELKRRGGGLGIAAICSGGGQGDAVLIEVPKQ; this is translated from the coding sequence ATGCGTAAAACAGTGATCGTTTCAGGGGCACGGACACCATTTGGCAAATTCGGAGGCGGGCTTGCTCCATTAACAGCAGCGAAGCTAGGGGGAATTGTCATAAAAGCAGCGCTTGAACGAGCGGGCTACAAGGCAGAGGAGCTGGATGAGGTCATTATGGGATCTGTTCTGCAAGGCGGCCAAGGTCAGCTTCCGTCCAGGCAGGCTTCCCGCGAAGCAGGGATTCCTTGGGATATAAAAACCGAAACCGTAAACAAAGTGTGCGCTTCCGGCATGCGCAGCGTTACGATGGCGGATCAGTTCATCCGGCTGGGGGATGAAGACGTGGTTGTCGCGGGTGGAATGGAAAGCATGAGCAACGCTCCTTACTTTATGCCAAAGGCAAGGTGGGGACTGCGCATGGGCGATGCTGCTGTCAAGGACATGATGGTCCACGACGGACTGACGTGCTCGTTTGAAAACGTCCACATGGGAACGTATGGCAACCGTACGGCTGAACAATTTGAATTGACGCGCGAAGCTCAAGATGAGTGGGCCTACCGCAGTCATCAGCGGGCCGTTAAAGCAATGGAAGACGGCAAGTTGAACGACGAAATCGTAGCGGTTGAAGTGCCGCAGCGAAAAGGGGATCCTCTAGTCATCGACACCGATGAAGCCCCGAGAAAGGATACTTCCATCGAAAGGCTTTCAAAGCTGCGTCCGGCTTTTGACAAAGATGGAACGATTACTGCCGGGAACGCTCCTGGAGTCAATGACGGCGCCTGCGCGATGCTGCTCATGTCGGATGAAAAAGCCAAGCAGATCGGGGCAGAGACACTCGCAACGATTGTGGCTCACGATGAAGTGGCTGTCGAAGCTCAGGATTTCCCGCAGACGCCGGGGCTTGTCATTAATAAACTATTGAAAAAAGCAGACAGATCCATCGATGAGATTGATTTATTTGAAATCAATGAAGCTTTTGCTGCTGTTTCTCTTGCGAGTGGGAAAATAGCGGGCATCGATCCGGAGAAAGTCAACGTCAACGGCGGAGCCGTTGCTCTCGGTCACCCGATTGGAGCGAGCGGAGCGCGTATTTTATTGACGCTTGCCTATGAATTGAAACGCCGCGGCGGTGGTCTTGGCATTGCAGCGATCTGTTCAGGCGGCGGCCAGGGCGATGCGGTCTTAATCGAAGTTCCAAAGCAATAA
- a CDS encoding acyl-CoA dehydrogenase: MDFKLSEEQEMLRKMVRDFAKKEVEPTAAERDEEERFDREIFDKMAELGLTGIPWPEEYGGIGSDFVSYVIAVEELSRVCASTGVTLSAHISLASWPIYKFGNEEQKKTFLAQLATGEKLGGYALSEPGAGSDVSSMRTQAKLDGDHYVLNGNKVWITNGGVGDLYIVFAKTDPSAGSKGVSAFIVEKGTEGFSFGKKEKKLGIRSSPTTELIFENCRIPKENLLGEEGQGFKIAMMTLDGGRNGIAAQAVGIAQGALDASVGYAKEREQFGKPIAKMQGISFKLADMATDIEAARLLTYQAAYLESEGLPYAKASAMAKLFAGDAAMNITTEAVQVHGGYGYTKDYPVERYMRDAKITQIYEGTNEIQRLVIGRMVTQ; the protein is encoded by the coding sequence ATGGATTTTAAATTATCAGAAGAACAGGAAATGCTCAGAAAAATGGTCCGGGATTTTGCAAAGAAAGAAGTCGAGCCGACGGCTGCTGAGCGTGATGAAGAAGAACGGTTCGACCGTGAGATTTTTGACAAAATGGCAGAGCTCGGTTTGACGGGGATTCCGTGGCCGGAGGAGTATGGCGGCATCGGTTCAGATTTTGTCAGCTATGTAATCGCTGTAGAAGAGCTATCCCGTGTGTGTGCGTCGACAGGGGTAACGTTGTCCGCCCACATTTCCCTCGCCAGCTGGCCGATTTACAAGTTCGGGAACGAAGAACAAAAGAAAACGTTCTTAGCCCAGCTTGCAACGGGAGAAAAACTAGGAGGCTATGCTTTATCGGAGCCAGGAGCAGGAAGCGACGTTTCATCCATGCGTACCCAGGCGAAGCTTGACGGCGACCACTACGTGCTGAACGGCAACAAAGTATGGATCACTAACGGAGGCGTCGGCGACCTTTATATCGTGTTCGCCAAGACAGACCCGAGTGCCGGAAGTAAAGGGGTCAGTGCTTTTATCGTAGAAAAAGGCACAGAAGGCTTCAGCTTCGGAAAGAAAGAGAAAAAGCTCGGCATCCGTTCGTCTCCAACGACAGAACTTATTTTTGAAAATTGCAGAATTCCTAAAGAAAACCTGCTTGGAGAAGAAGGGCAGGGCTTTAAAATTGCGATGATGACGCTGGACGGCGGCCGCAACGGCATTGCTGCCCAAGCCGTGGGAATCGCTCAAGGGGCTCTTGATGCGTCAGTCGGTTACGCGAAAGAGCGGGAACAATTCGGCAAGCCGATCGCGAAGATGCAAGGCATTTCCTTTAAGCTGGCAGATATGGCGACGGACATTGAAGCAGCTCGTCTATTAACATACCAGGCGGCGTACTTGGAATCCGAAGGCCTTCCATATGCCAAAGCGTCTGCAATGGCGAAATTGTTTGCCGGAGATGCCGCGATGAACATTACGACCGAAGCCGTCCAGGTTCACGGCGGCTATGGCTATACGAAGGATTATCCTGTCGAACGATACATGCGTGATGCGAAAATTACACAAATCTATGAAGGTACTAATGAAATTCAACGACTCGTCATCGGGCGGATGGTCACACAGTAA
- a CDS encoding acyl-CoA dehydrogenase: MNIRFTDEQEMMRKMVRDFAEKEAAPAVERMEREDRFPVELVKRMGELGLMGIPVPEEYGGAAMDYTSYIIAIHELSKVSATLGVILSVHTSVGTNPILYFGTDEQKQKYLPKLASGEYLGAFALTEPSAGSDAGSLKTRAEKQGDHYVLNGSKVFITNGGEADTFIVFARTNREEKNGRGVSAFIVERDTPGFSVGKPEKKMGLHGSSTVSLNFDNCQVPASQLLGNEGEGFKIALSNLNIGRIGIAAQSLGIAEAAFEHAAAYAKEREQFGRPIAKNQGISFKLADMATSVEAAKLLVYQASYLHNNSEPCGKEASIAKLFASKTAMNTAIEAVQVHGGYGYTEDYAVERFFRDAKVCEIYEGTSEIQRIVISNHLLKD, from the coding sequence ATGAACATACGGTTTACCGATGAACAGGAAATGATGAGAAAAATGGTCCGCGATTTTGCCGAGAAGGAAGCAGCTCCGGCCGTAGAACGGATGGAAAGAGAGGACCGTTTTCCGGTCGAGTTAGTCAAGCGGATGGGAGAGCTTGGCTTGATGGGAATTCCGGTGCCGGAAGAGTACGGCGGGGCAGCTATGGATTATACCTCGTACATTATTGCTATTCACGAACTGTCAAAAGTGAGTGCGACGTTAGGGGTAATCCTGTCTGTGCATACGTCTGTCGGGACCAATCCTATCCTTTACTTTGGCACAGATGAGCAGAAGCAGAAGTACTTGCCTAAGCTCGCTTCAGGGGAATACTTAGGCGCGTTTGCCTTAACGGAACCGAGTGCCGGTTCTGATGCCGGCAGCTTAAAAACACGTGCGGAGAAGCAAGGAGACCATTATGTATTAAATGGCTCGAAAGTATTTATTACTAACGGTGGGGAAGCCGATACGTTTATCGTTTTTGCCCGGACTAACCGGGAAGAGAAGAATGGCCGGGGCGTCAGCGCTTTTATTGTCGAACGGGACACACCTGGCTTTTCAGTCGGAAAGCCTGAGAAAAAAATGGGGCTCCATGGTTCAAGTACCGTTTCTTTAAATTTTGACAACTGCCAGGTGCCTGCTTCTCAGCTGCTTGGCAACGAAGGCGAAGGCTTTAAAATTGCTCTTTCCAACTTGAACATTGGAAGAATCGGTATCGCTGCCCAGTCACTTGGAATTGCGGAAGCCGCTTTTGAACACGCAGCGGCGTATGCGAAGGAACGTGAGCAGTTTGGCAGGCCGATCGCTAAAAACCAGGGGATTTCCTTCAAGCTTGCCGATATGGCCACCTCAGTGGAGGCTGCAAAACTATTAGTTTACCAGGCTTCCTATTTGCATAACAACAGCGAGCCATGCGGCAAAGAAGCATCCATCGCCAAGCTGTTTGCTTCAAAGACAGCGATGAACACAGCGATTGAAGCCGTCCAGGTTCACGGAGGCTACGGCTACACCGAGGATTATGCAGTTGAGCGATTTTTCAGGGACGCCAAAGTATGCGAAATCTATGAAGGCACGAGTGAAATCCAGAGAATTGTCATTAGTAACCACTTGTTGAAAGATTAA
- the cls gene encoding cardiolipin synthase: MGLLLAIFILIMFILLLIVDFIMGRKAHKPSAQYLSFGKSEGEYQLYQNGAPLFEDFFQDIAEAKEQIDVLFYLIDDSQISLQLLDLLKKKAEEGLPVRLMVDRLGGYKMDRNIVRGLRESGVYFSFSESPRFPFFFYKLNRRNHRKITVIDGKAAYVGGFNVGKNYIGENAKFGNWRDYHLRIVGPAVEDLHTIFAADWEMATGEKMEPVNSDHQLDRYRLRFAATDGVNLEEEFLQLIHMAEKEIFIGTPYFIPTEQLMSALEQALTREVKLHILVPLKADHPFVKPAAIPYLKRMKDLGAKISLFDAGFYHSKIFIIDEKVADIGTANFDRRSLFLNKEVNTFVYDPGFIKELKELFMKDAGQSIAFDEAWLSKRSLTTKINEKIAILLRPLL, encoded by the coding sequence GTGGGACTGCTGCTTGCCATTTTTATCCTAATCATGTTCATATTACTGTTAATTGTTGATTTTATCATGGGCCGAAAAGCACATAAGCCATCTGCCCAGTACCTTTCGTTCGGAAAAAGTGAAGGAGAATACCAGCTCTATCAGAACGGTGCTCCTTTGTTTGAAGATTTCTTTCAGGATATCGCCGAAGCGAAAGAACAAATCGACGTGCTTTTTTATTTAATTGACGACAGCCAGATCAGTTTACAGCTGCTTGATTTACTGAAGAAAAAAGCCGAAGAAGGTCTTCCCGTCCGCTTAATGGTCGACCGCCTCGGCGGCTATAAAATGGACCGGAATATCGTCCGCGGGCTCAGGGAATCCGGCGTTTATTTCAGTTTTTCAGAATCCCCGCGGTTTCCCTTCTTTTTTTATAAGCTGAACCGGAGAAATCATAGGAAGATTACGGTGATTGATGGGAAGGCGGCCTATGTCGGAGGGTTTAATGTCGGGAAAAATTATATTGGGGAAAACGCCAAATTCGGGAATTGGCGGGACTACCACCTACGGATCGTCGGCCCTGCTGTCGAAGACCTTCACACCATTTTCGCTGCGGACTGGGAAATGGCTACAGGTGAAAAAATGGAACCTGTAAACTCCGATCACCAACTGGACCGTTACCGCCTTCGGTTCGCGGCGACTGATGGTGTGAATTTGGAAGAGGAGTTTCTGCAGTTGATCCACATGGCTGAGAAAGAAATCTTTATCGGCACGCCTTATTTCATCCCTACTGAACAACTGATGAGCGCCTTGGAGCAGGCGCTTACGCGGGAGGTAAAGCTTCACATCCTCGTCCCATTAAAAGCGGACCACCCGTTTGTCAAACCTGCAGCTATCCCTTACCTCAAACGGATGAAAGACCTCGGGGCAAAGATCTCCTTGTTTGACGCCGGTTTTTACCACTCCAAAATCTTCATTATCGATGAAAAAGTGGCTGATATCGGGACGGCAAACTTCGACCGCAGAAGCCTGTTTTTAAATAAGGAGGTCAATACATTCGTTTACGACCCTGGATTTATAAAAGAATTAAAAGAATTGTTTATGAAAGATGCCGGTCAGTCGATTGCTTTTGACGAAGCGTGGCTGTCCAAACGGTCGCTCACTACGAAAATAAATGAAAAGATCGCAATACTATTGCGACCTTTACTGTAA
- the argS gene encoding arginine--tRNA ligase, whose product MNIVEKTELKLKEEIVRAVKAAGLAGEDEMPAVVLEQPKDKAHGDYATNMAMQLARIAKKNPRAIAAELVEEFDKSKASIEKMEIAGPGFINFYMNNQYLTDLVPAIITENDQYGRTNTGGGHRIQVEFVSANPTGTLHLGHARGAAVGDSLCNVLEAAGYEVSREYYINDAGNQMANLALSVEARYMQALGKEWAMPEDGYHGQDIIDLGQKLADEDGSKWVDKPEEERLSFFREYGLKYELNKIKTDLEEFRVPFDEWFSEMSLYEGDRIQSALNVLKEQGYVYEKDDATWFETTKFGDDKDRVLIKNDGTYTYLTPDIAYHKNKLDRGFDTLINIWGADHHGYIPRMKAAIQALGYKEDTLEVEIIQMVNLFQNGERVKMSKRTGKAVTLRELMEEVGIDAMRYFFSMRSSDSHLDFDMDLARSESNENPVYYVQYAHARICTMLKQAEEKGLTEVGEFDGSRLSSEKEEDLLKRLGEFPQVVAEAAGNRTPHRVTQYAFDLASNLHSFYNAEKVLDPDEPERTASRISLMKAVQITLSNALKMIGVSAPDQM is encoded by the coding sequence ATGAATATCGTTGAAAAAACGGAGCTTAAGCTCAAGGAGGAAATCGTTCGTGCGGTTAAGGCAGCAGGACTGGCAGGTGAGGATGAAATGCCGGCGGTTGTGCTTGAGCAGCCGAAGGATAAAGCTCATGGGGACTACGCGACAAATATGGCCATGCAGCTCGCGCGTATTGCTAAAAAGAATCCTCGTGCCATCGCAGCAGAGCTTGTTGAAGAGTTCGACAAGTCGAAAGCATCGATCGAAAAAATGGAAATCGCCGGTCCCGGCTTTATTAATTTTTACATGAACAATCAATACTTAACGGACCTTGTGCCGGCCATTATTACGGAAAATGATCAATACGGCCGGACCAATACAGGAGGCGGCCACCGGATTCAAGTCGAGTTTGTTTCGGCCAACCCGACAGGGACGCTGCACCTTGGACACGCACGAGGAGCGGCAGTAGGCGATTCTCTCTGCAATGTTCTGGAAGCGGCAGGCTATGAAGTTTCCCGGGAATACTATATTAATGATGCCGGCAACCAGATGGCCAACCTTGCCCTGTCTGTAGAAGCCCGTTACATGCAGGCACTTGGTAAAGAGTGGGCGATGCCGGAGGATGGCTACCACGGACAGGACATCATTGACCTTGGTCAGAAGCTCGCAGACGAAGATGGCAGCAAGTGGGTGGACAAGCCTGAGGAGGAACGGCTCAGCTTCTTCCGTGAATACGGGTTAAAATACGAATTAAATAAGATCAAAACGGACCTGGAAGAGTTCCGTGTTCCGTTTGACGAATGGTTTTCTGAGATGTCCCTGTATGAAGGAGATAGAATCCAGTCCGCATTAAACGTGTTGAAAGAGCAAGGGTATGTTTATGAGAAAGACGATGCCACCTGGTTTGAAACGACGAAATTCGGCGACGATAAAGACCGCGTCCTTATTAAAAATGACGGCACCTATACGTACTTAACGCCGGACATCGCTTACCATAAAAATAAGCTTGACCGGGGCTTTGATACGCTAATTAACATATGGGGCGCCGATCACCACGGATATATTCCAAGGATGAAAGCGGCCATCCAGGCGCTGGGCTACAAGGAAGATACACTCGAAGTTGAAATCATCCAGATGGTCAACCTGTTCCAAAACGGGGAACGCGTAAAGATGAGTAAACGGACCGGGAAAGCCGTAACGCTTAGAGAATTAATGGAAGAAGTTGGAATCGATGCCATGAGGTACTTCTTCTCGATGCGTTCAAGCGATTCGCACCTTGATTTTGATATGGACCTGGCTCGTTCCGAGTCCAATGAAAATCCTGTCTACTACGTCCAGTATGCTCATGCTCGGATTTGCACGATGCTCAAGCAGGCAGAAGAGAAAGGACTCACCGAAGTCGGGGAATTTGACGGAAGCAGGCTTTCTTCCGAAAAAGAAGAGGATCTTTTGAAGCGGCTGGGGGAATTCCCGCAAGTGGTCGCAGAAGCAGCGGGGAACAGAACGCCGCACCGCGTAACGCAGTATGCCTTCGATCTCGCTTCAAATCTCCATAGTTTCTATAACGCGGAGAAAGTGCTCGATCCAGACGAACCTGAGCGGACAGCTTCACGTATTTCCTTGATGAAGGCGGTTCAGATTACACTTTCGAATGCATTAAAAATGATCGGTGTTTCTGCACCAGATCAAATGTAA
- the meaB gene encoding methylmalonyl Co-A mutase-associated GTPase MeaB: MHPLAERIQKQDMRALARAISLAEGEGEEKLKLMSDIFSIKKNAHYIGITGSPGAGKSSLINRLLTYLRSQDLTVAVVAVDPTSPFSGGSLLGDRTRMNQHFTDPGIFIRSMATRGSLGGLARATKDAIRVCDAYGFDIILVETVGVGQSELDIMKVVDTTGLVLTPNSGDVLQIFKAGIMEIADLFIINKADLPGVEKLKTTLEEYMMIAQPKGWQPPIVETISTENAGMDTLWNELNRHRDYLWNTAQGEKQRNQQLKLEVYELIREEIWRSVQAEVEKDPEKQQALKEVDADPYQLAREWFQQWIRRENDHGE, encoded by the coding sequence ATGCACCCGCTTGCTGAAAGGATTCAAAAACAGGATATGAGGGCTCTCGCCAGGGCCATTTCACTCGCAGAAGGCGAAGGCGAAGAGAAGCTGAAGCTGATGAGCGACATTTTTTCCATTAAGAAAAATGCCCACTACATCGGGATCACCGGTTCACCAGGGGCGGGGAAGAGCTCGCTCATCAACCGCCTGCTCACTTACCTTCGCAGCCAGGATCTCACGGTTGCAGTCGTAGCCGTTGATCCTACGAGTCCTTTCAGCGGCGGATCGCTTCTCGGTGACAGAACCCGGATGAACCAGCATTTTACCGATCCCGGCATTTTCATTCGCAGCATGGCGACACGCGGCAGCTTAGGGGGGCTTGCACGAGCGACGAAAGACGCGATCCGCGTCTGCGATGCTTACGGTTTTGATATCATCCTCGTCGAAACCGTCGGCGTCGGACAGTCGGAGCTTGATATTATGAAGGTCGTCGACACAACTGGTCTCGTGCTGACGCCGAACAGCGGTGATGTGCTGCAAATCTTCAAAGCAGGGATTATGGAGATTGCCGATTTATTTATCATTAATAAAGCAGACTTACCCGGGGTGGAAAAATTAAAAACCACCCTTGAAGAATATATGATGATCGCCCAGCCGAAAGGGTGGCAGCCGCCGATTGTTGAGACCATCTCCACGGAAAATGCGGGGATGGATACACTTTGGAATGAGCTGAACCGGCACCGGGATTATTTATGGAACACAGCCCAAGGTGAAAAGCAGCGCAATCAGCAGCTCAAGCTTGAAGTATACGAACTGATCCGCGAGGAAATTTGGCGCAGTGTGCAGGCAGAGGTCGAAAAAGACCCGGAAAAACAACAAGCATTGAAAGAAGTAGATGCTGATCCTTACCAGCTTGCCCGCGAATGGTTCCAACAATGGATCAGAAGGGAGAATGACCATGGTGAATAA
- a CDS encoding heterodisulfide reductase-related iron-sulfur binding cluster, whose amino-acid sequence MNPLLVANWILFLGVTVYGLYLFVRIVRTRIAYIQMGRKFEFDGEIKKRLKKIWIYVFGQKKLLKDKKSGAIHVMMFYGFLLVQFGAIDFIWKGLAPDSHLPLGPLYPGFTFFQELVTLMILVAVIWAFYRRYIEKLVRLKRGFKAGLVLLFIGGLMISVLLGNGMGLVWHGHEGAWTEPVATLIASAFSWFPPAAAATVFFICWWVHLLILLTFLVYVPQSKHAHLLAAPVNVFLSREDPPGKLKPIDFEIDEEADEEDVSFGVGKIEEFTQLQMIDFYACVECGRCTNVCPASGSGKMLSPMDLIIKLRDHLTEKGAAVTGNNPWVPAYAFSGTEGNQLAQMARSQDTGEAAAAVEEVNKKNLIGDVITEEELWACTTCRNCEDACPVMNEHVDKIIDLRRYLVLTEGKMDSDGQRAMMNIERQGNPWGLSKKERENWRDIDEDVHIPTVKELKKSDEDFDYLFWVSSMGSYDNRSQKIAVAFAKLMNKAGIKFAILGNREQNSGDTARRMGNEFLFQELAEKNMKEFEKHNVKKIITIDPHAYNIFKNEYPDFGLEAEVYHHTEMLSQWLKEGRIKPEAEVNETITYHDSCYLGRYNEVYQPPREVLEMIPGVKVVEMKRNRQNGMCCGAGGGMMWMEEKSGNRVNVARTEQALEVNPTMISSGCPFCLTMLSDGTKAKEVEEEVSTMDIAEILAKSVFPEKQEKTA is encoded by the coding sequence ATGAATCCGTTGTTAGTGGCAAACTGGATTTTGTTCCTTGGTGTAACCGTTTACGGCTTGTACTTATTTGTCCGTATCGTTAGAACGCGTATCGCTTACATCCAAATGGGACGGAAATTTGAGTTTGATGGGGAGATTAAGAAACGACTAAAGAAAATATGGATTTATGTATTTGGACAAAAAAAGCTGCTAAAAGATAAAAAATCCGGCGCGATTCACGTCATGATGTTTTATGGATTTTTATTAGTACAATTCGGCGCCATTGATTTCATTTGGAAGGGACTGGCTCCGGACAGCCATCTGCCTTTAGGACCGCTGTATCCGGGCTTTACGTTTTTTCAGGAACTTGTCACACTGATGATTTTAGTCGCTGTCATCTGGGCATTTTACCGCCGTTATATTGAAAAGCTCGTCCGCTTAAAACGCGGCTTTAAAGCAGGGCTTGTGCTGCTCTTTATCGGCGGATTGATGATCAGCGTCCTCTTGGGGAATGGCATGGGGCTTGTATGGCACGGGCATGAAGGAGCTTGGACAGAGCCTGTTGCGACTTTAATTGCAAGCGCTTTCTCGTGGTTTCCGCCTGCTGCTGCAGCTACCGTGTTTTTTATTTGCTGGTGGGTGCACCTGCTCATTCTCTTAACATTTCTCGTCTATGTGCCTCAATCGAAGCATGCCCACTTGCTGGCGGCACCGGTCAATGTGTTTTTAAGCAGGGAAGACCCGCCGGGCAAGCTTAAGCCGATTGATTTCGAAATTGATGAAGAGGCTGATGAAGAGGATGTATCCTTTGGAGTCGGCAAAATCGAAGAGTTCACGCAGCTGCAGATGATCGATTTCTATGCCTGCGTGGAATGCGGCCGCTGTACGAATGTCTGCCCGGCCAGCGGCTCAGGTAAAATGCTGTCGCCGATGGACTTAATTATTAAACTTCGCGATCACTTAACAGAAAAAGGAGCCGCCGTAACCGGTAATAATCCATGGGTGCCGGCGTATGCTTTTTCCGGAACCGAGGGCAACCAGCTTGCGCAAATGGCCCGCTCTCAAGACACGGGTGAAGCAGCGGCAGCTGTTGAGGAAGTCAACAAAAAGAACTTAATCGGTGATGTCATTACCGAAGAAGAGCTCTGGGCATGTACGACTTGCCGGAACTGTGAAGATGCGTGTCCAGTCATGAACGAACACGTCGATAAAATCATCGACCTGCGCCGGTATTTAGTGCTGACGGAAGGAAAGATGGATTCCGATGGACAGCGGGCGATGATGAATATCGAACGTCAGGGCAATCCGTGGGGGCTTTCCAAAAAAGAACGGGAAAACTGGCGTGACATCGATGAGGATGTTCATATCCCAACCGTGAAGGAACTGAAGAAATCAGACGAAGACTTTGACTATTTATTCTGGGTCAGCTCGATGGGATCTTACGACAACCGCAGTCAGAAAATCGCGGTTGCTTTTGCGAAGCTGATGAATAAAGCAGGGATCAAATTTGCGATTCTCGGTAATAGAGAACAGAATTCCGGTGACACGGCGCGCCGGATGGGAAATGAGTTTTTATTCCAGGAGCTTGCCGAGAAAAACATGAAAGAATTCGAAAAACATAACGTGAAGAAAATCATCACGATTGATCCGCACGCGTACAACATTTTCAAAAATGAATACCCGGACTTCGGGCTGGAGGCTGAAGTGTACCACCATACCGAAATGCTGTCCCAGTGGCTGAAAGAAGGCAGGATAAAACCTGAAGCAGAAGTGAATGAGACGATCACGTATCACGACAGCTGCTATCTCGGCCGGTACAATGAAGTGTACCAGCCACCGCGGGAAGTGCTTGAAATGATTCCTGGGGTGAAGGTGGTAGAAATGAAGCGAAACCGCCAAAACGGAATGTGCTGCGGCGCCGGCGGGGGAATGATGTGGATGGAAGAAAAATCCGGCAACCGTGTCAACGTTGCCAGGACCGAACAGGCATTGGAAGTTAATCCAACGATGATCTCAAGCGGCTGTCCGTTCTGTCTGACGATGCTTTCGGACGGGACGAAGGCGAAGGAAGTGGAAGAAGAAGTCAGCACGATGGATATTGCCGAGATTCTCGCCAAGTCTGTCTTTCCTGAAAAACAGGAAAAGACCGCTTAG
- a CDS encoding DUF1934 domain-containing protein, translating into MPSNATDVQVQLVTEISDENRKEQMTIEEPGQFFQRGDTQVLTFTEHPDEGEPVDTMITVKPNHVSIKRSGGVDMRQVFNPQIETENTYRHTYGVFHMKTKTDHIEFEPLEGSKLGRLFIKYQMTLNHEVIQAHRLIVTFEEERKA; encoded by the coding sequence ATGCCGAGCAATGCCACGGATGTCCAGGTCCAGCTCGTGACAGAAATCAGCGATGAAAATCGAAAAGAACAGATGACCATCGAGGAGCCAGGGCAGTTTTTTCAGCGCGGGGATACCCAGGTGCTGACGTTTACGGAGCATCCTGATGAAGGAGAGCCCGTTGATACGATGATTACGGTTAAGCCGAATCATGTCAGTATTAAACGTTCCGGGGGCGTAGACATGCGGCAGGTATTCAATCCTCAAATCGAAACCGAGAATACGTACCGCCATACGTATGGCGTTTTTCATATGAAAACGAAAACCGATCACATCGAGTTTGAGCCGCTTGAAGGGTCAAAGCTCGGCCGTCTGTTCATTAAGTATCAAATGACATTAAACCATGAAGTCATCCAAGCCCATCGCTTGATCGTGACGTTTGAGGAGGAGAGGAAAGCATGA